From the Roseibium salinum genome, one window contains:
- a CDS encoding aspartate aminotransferase family protein produces the protein MSAPASPAVPNQAATNNLEAFWMPFTANRQFKQAPRMFVSAKDMHYTTTDGRQVLDGTAGLWCCNAGHSRPKVVEAVQKQIAELDYAPAFQMGHPKAFELAARLAAMMPSPLDHVFFTNSGSESVDTALKIALAYQRAIGQGTRTRLIGRERGYHGVGFGGISVGGIVANRKAFGTLLTGVDHMRHTHDPQRNAFSRGIPENGAEYAEDLIRIIQLHDPSTIAAVIVEPVAGSTGVLIPPKGYLERLREICTQHGILLIFDEVITGFGRLGSPFATDFFGVTPDLVTTAKGLTSGVIPMGAVFCTSDIYNAFMTGPEHLIELFHGYTYSAHPVACAAALATLDTYDDEGLLTRASDLAQYWEEGLHALRDCPHVIDFRNLGLIGAVELEPIAGEPTKRAFSAFLKAYDDGLLIRTTGDIIALSPPLIISREQIDELFEKLRAVLNAID, from the coding sequence ATGTCAGCACCGGCATCGCCGGCAGTACCGAACCAGGCTGCTACCAACAATCTTGAAGCCTTCTGGATGCCTTTCACGGCCAACCGGCAGTTCAAGCAGGCCCCGCGCATGTTCGTCTCGGCCAAGGACATGCACTACACCACAACGGACGGACGTCAGGTGCTGGACGGAACCGCAGGCTTGTGGTGCTGCAATGCCGGTCACTCGCGCCCCAAAGTCGTTGAAGCGGTGCAAAAGCAGATCGCCGAACTCGACTATGCGCCGGCCTTCCAGATGGGCCATCCCAAGGCGTTTGAACTGGCTGCCCGGCTGGCGGCCATGATGCCGTCCCCGCTGGACCATGTCTTCTTTACCAACTCAGGCTCTGAAAGCGTCGACACGGCGCTGAAGATCGCCCTGGCCTATCAGCGCGCCATCGGCCAGGGAACCCGCACGCGCCTGATCGGCCGTGAACGCGGCTATCACGGTGTCGGTTTCGGCGGCATCTCCGTTGGCGGTATCGTCGCCAACCGCAAGGCCTTCGGTACGCTGTTGACCGGTGTCGACCACATGCGCCACACGCATGATCCGCAGCGCAACGCCTTTTCGCGCGGCATCCCGGAAAATGGCGCCGAATATGCCGAAGACCTGATCCGCATCATCCAGCTGCATGATCCGTCCACGATCGCCGCCGTCATCGTGGAACCGGTGGCCGGGTCTACCGGCGTCCTGATCCCGCCGAAGGGCTATCTGGAACGCCTGCGCGAGATTTGCACCCAGCACGGCATCCTACTGATCTTCGACGAGGTGATCACCGGTTTCGGCCGCCTCGGCTCGCCGTTCGCGACTGATTTCTTCGGTGTGACGCCGGACCTGGTCACCACGGCCAAGGGCCTGACCTCCGGCGTTATCCCCATGGGCGCCGTGTTCTGCACCTCGGATATCTACAATGCCTTCATGACCGGGCCGGAACACCTGATCGAGTTGTTCCACGGCTACACCTATTCCGCCCATCCGGTGGCCTGCGCGGCTGCGCTCGCAACCCTCGACACCTACGACGACGAAGGCCTCCTCACCCGCGCTTCGGACCTGGCTCAATATTGGGAAGAGGGCCTGCACGCGCTCAGGGACTGCCCGCACGTGATCGACTTTCGCAACCTTGGCCTCATCGGCGCCGTCGAACTGGAACCGATTGCCGGCGAGCCGACCAAACGGGCCTTCTCCGCCTTCCTGAAGGCTTATGACGACGGTCTCCTGATCCGCACGACCGGCGACATCATTGCCCTGTCTCCGCCGCTGATCATTTCCAGGGAACAGATCGACGAATTGTTTGAAAAGCTCCGGGCCGTCCTGAACGCCATCGACTGA
- the mazG gene encoding nucleoside triphosphate pyrophosphohydrolase, with protein sequence MTPSRDISRLIEIMAALRTPVTGCPWDLEQNFETIAPYTLEEAYEVADAIAKNDLVGLREELGDLLLQVIYHARMAEEEDHFDFGDVVESITRKLIRRHPHVFGDENGDKPELVKGIWERIKAEERAEKRAERQALGLAEPEKEFLDDVPTAFPALQEADKLQRRASRVGFDWNDARLVLDKIREETHELDEELAKSAPDKDRITDELGDTLFALANLARHLDIDPEEALRRTNRKFRKRFAAIEAHAQENGTTLEAMTLDEMEEAWQAAKTK encoded by the coding sequence ATGACACCCAGCCGCGATATTTCCCGTCTTATTGAAATCATGGCTGCGCTTCGCACCCCGGTCACCGGGTGCCCCTGGGACCTGGAACAGAATTTCGAGACGATTGCTCCCTACACGCTGGAGGAAGCATATGAGGTCGCCGACGCCATCGCCAAGAACGATCTGGTTGGACTGAGGGAAGAACTCGGCGACCTGTTGCTGCAGGTGATCTATCACGCCCGCATGGCGGAGGAAGAAGATCATTTCGACTTCGGAGACGTGGTCGAGAGCATCACAAGGAAACTGATCCGGCGTCATCCGCACGTCTTTGGCGATGAAAACGGCGACAAGCCGGAGCTGGTCAAGGGGATCTGGGAACGGATCAAGGCGGAGGAACGCGCCGAGAAGCGGGCGGAGCGGCAGGCCCTCGGCCTGGCGGAGCCGGAAAAGGAGTTTCTGGACGACGTGCCGACCGCCTTCCCGGCCTTGCAGGAGGCGGACAAGCTACAGCGCCGCGCCTCCAGGGTCGGCTTCGACTGGAACGACGCACGGCTGGTTCTCGACAAGATCCGCGAAGAAACCCACGAGCTGGACGAGGAACTTGCCAAGAGCGCTCCGGACAAGGACCGGATCACCGACGAACTCGGCGATACCCTGTTCGCGCTCGCCAATCTTGCCCGCCATCTCGACATAGACCCGGAAGAGGCCCTGCGCCGCACCAACCGCAAATTCCGCAAACGCTTCGCGGCCATTGAAGCCCACGCACAAGAAAACGGCACCACTCTCGAGGCAATGACCCTGGATGAGATGGAAGAGGCCTGGCAGGCGGCGAAAACGAAGTGA
- the hydA gene encoding dihydropyrimidinase: protein MASKVIKGGTVVTADLSYEADVKIEGGKIVEIGPDLSGDQTLDATGCYVMPGGIDPHTHLEMPFMGTFSSDNFDSGTRAALAGGTTMVVDFALPSPGQSLLEALQMWDNKSTMAHCDYSFHMAITWWGEQVFNDMQTVVQERGINTFKHFMAYKGALMVNDDEMFASFQRCAELGALPLVHAENGDVVATLQQKLLADGNNGPEAHAYSRPPEVEGEATNRAIMIADMAGVPIYIVHTSSEQAHEAIRRARQNGIRAYGEPLIQHLTLDDSEYRHPDWDHAARRVMSPPFRDKKHQDSLWAGLASGSLQVVATDHCAFSTDQKRTGVGDFTKIPNGTGGLEDRLPMLWTYGVNTGRLTPNEFVAVTSTNIAKILNIYPKKGAILVGADADIVIWDPDREKTISAASQQSAIDYNVFEGKSVKGLPRYTLTRGRVAVEDGTVHHKQGHGEFVAREPFQAVNKALSTWKELTAPRKVERSGIPASGV, encoded by the coding sequence ATGGCAAGCAAAGTGATCAAGGGCGGTACGGTTGTCACTGCCGACCTTTCCTACGAAGCCGATGTGAAGATCGAAGGCGGCAAGATCGTCGAAATCGGTCCCGATCTTTCCGGCGACCAAACGCTGGACGCCACCGGCTGTTATGTCATGCCGGGGGGCATCGACCCGCACACGCACCTCGAAATGCCCTTCATGGGTACCTTCTCGTCGGACAATTTCGACAGTGGCACCCGGGCCGCGCTTGCCGGCGGTACCACGATGGTGGTCGACTTCGCCCTGCCCTCGCCCGGTCAGTCGCTGCTTGAGGCCCTGCAGATGTGGGACAACAAGTCCACCATGGCCCATTGCGACTACTCGTTCCACATGGCGATCACATGGTGGGGCGAGCAGGTCTTCAACGACATGCAGACCGTCGTGCAGGAAAGGGGCATCAACACCTTCAAGCACTTCATGGCCTACAAGGGCGCGCTGATGGTGAACGATGACGAGATGTTCGCCTCCTTCCAGCGCTGCGCCGAACTCGGCGCCCTGCCGCTGGTCCATGCGGAGAACGGCGATGTCGTCGCGACACTGCAGCAGAAGCTGCTTGCGGACGGCAACAACGGGCCGGAGGCCCACGCCTATTCCCGCCCGCCGGAAGTGGAAGGCGAAGCCACCAACCGCGCAATCATGATCGCCGATATGGCCGGCGTGCCGATCTACATCGTTCACACGTCTTCGGAACAGGCCCATGAGGCGATCCGCCGGGCCCGGCAGAACGGCATTCGCGCCTATGGCGAGCCGCTGATCCAGCACCTGACCCTCGATGACAGCGAATATAGGCATCCCGATTGGGACCACGCGGCCCGCCGGGTAATGTCGCCCCCGTTCCGCGACAAGAAACATCAGGATTCCCTTTGGGCAGGTCTCGCGTCCGGATCGCTGCAGGTGGTGGCGACCGACCATTGCGCCTTCAGCACGGACCAGAAACGCACCGGGGTCGGCGATTTCACCAAGATCCCGAACGGCACCGGCGGCCTGGAAGACCGCCTGCCCATGCTGTGGACCTATGGCGTCAATACCGGCCGGCTGACACCGAACGAATTCGTCGCCGTGACTTCAACCAATATTGCAAAGATCCTGAATATCTATCCGAAAAAAGGAGCAATTCTCGTTGGCGCGGATGCCGATATCGTCATCTGGGATCCGGATCGGGAAAAGACCATTTCCGCCGCCAGCCAGCAGTCGGCGATCGACTACAATGTCTTCGAGGGCAAGTCGGTGAAGGGCCTGCCGCGCTACACGCTGACGCGTGGCCGCGTCGCGGTGGAGGACGGTACGGTCCACCACAAGCAGGGCCATGGTGAATTCGTTGCCCGCGAACCGTTCCAGGCCGTCAACAAGGCCCTTTCGACATGGAAAGAGCTGACGGCCCCCCGCAAGGTGGAGCGCTCCGGCATTCCGGCCAGCGGCGTGTAA
- a CDS encoding ABC transporter permease → MSTASLRLDRRSNMPALLAWFIVAMVVVSLFTTIFQPDLGVMDVPRLSLCLVILAIAGVRYELGFMRNKVGDIVLGLVTAIAAWLLISTVSVHVGQAGIGFWALTAATWAAAWLFVERLAHWSLTSPLSSRLVSLAIPAIFGITLLVLWELVVTGAGQPGQGISNALLPSPSEIWARLINSGPTLWKDFQQTFLKAVLIGYLIGCGSAFVIAILVDRVPFLRRGLLPIGNLVSALPIIGVAPIMVMWFGFDWPSKAAVVIIMTFFPMLVNTVSGLAASDAMQRDLMRTYASGYWQTLVKLRLPMAMPFIFNALKINTTLALIGAIVAEFFGSPTAGMGFRISTAVGSMDLDLVWAEITVAALAGMLSYGALTLLERAVTFWHPSVRG, encoded by the coding sequence ATGAGCACAGCATCGCTCCGCCTGGACCGTCGTTCCAACATGCCCGCCCTGCTCGCCTGGTTCATCGTGGCCATGGTCGTCGTCAGCCTGTTCACCACGATCTTCCAGCCGGACCTGGGTGTGATGGACGTTCCCAGGCTCTCCCTGTGTCTCGTCATCCTGGCGATCGCCGGCGTTCGCTACGAACTCGGGTTCATGCGCAACAAGGTCGGCGACATCGTGCTCGGACTGGTGACGGCCATTGCCGCGTGGCTGCTGATCAGCACCGTATCCGTTCATGTCGGCCAGGCTGGCATCGGCTTCTGGGCCCTGACGGCGGCAACCTGGGCTGCGGCATGGCTGTTTGTCGAACGCCTTGCGCACTGGTCGTTGACCTCGCCCCTCTCCTCGCGTCTGGTAAGTCTGGCCATTCCGGCCATCTTCGGCATCACCTTGCTTGTGCTGTGGGAACTGGTCGTGACCGGCGCCGGGCAACCCGGTCAGGGCATTTCCAACGCGCTCTTGCCGTCGCCCTCCGAAATCTGGGCAAGGCTGATCAATTCGGGGCCGACACTCTGGAAGGATTTCCAGCAGACCTTTCTCAAGGCCGTCCTGATCGGTTACCTGATCGGCTGCGGCAGTGCTTTTGTCATTGCCATCCTGGTCGATCGCGTGCCGTTTCTGCGCCGCGGGCTCCTGCCGATCGGAAACCTTGTTTCAGCCCTGCCCATCATCGGCGTCGCCCCGATCATGGTCATGTGGTTCGGTTTCGATTGGCCGTCCAAAGCCGCCGTCGTCATCATCATGACCTTCTTCCCGATGCTGGTGAACACGGTTTCCGGTCTCGCGGCCTCCGACGCCATGCAGCGCGACCTGATGCGCACCTATGCATCAGGATACTGGCAAACTCTGGTCAAGCTCCGCCTGCCAATGGCAATGCCGTTTATTTTCAATGCCTTGAAGATAAATACGACCCTTGCGCTTATCGGAGCGATCGTCGCGGAATTCTTCGGTTCGCCGACCGCGGGCATGGGATTCAGAATCTCGACGGCCGTCGGCAGCATGGATCTGGATCTGGTCTGGGCGGAAATCACCGTCGCTGCATTGGCCGGGATGCTGTCCTATGGCGCTCTCACGCTTCTGGAGAGAGCCGTAACCTTCTGGCATCCCTCCGTCAGGGGATAG
- a CDS encoding D-amino-acid transaminase, which produces MSRIAYVNGQYVRHGDAAVHVEDRGYQFADGVYEVCEVWQGNIVDMPRHLDRLNRSLTELRIDWPMSRAAVEFVLRQVIRRNRVRNGLVYIQVTRGVSRRDHYFPPEDVAPSIVVTARSSNPDAARAQAEQGIAVVSYPENRWPRVDIKTIALLPNVLAKQHAKEQGGKEAWYVDSNGYVTEGGSTNAWIVTKDGAVVTRAAESGILRGITRTVVLELIEKEGLTFEERPFSLEEALEAKEAFVTAASTVVMPVTRVDGRIIGNGHPGTVATRLRELFRTATDLQAV; this is translated from the coding sequence ATGAGCCGGATTGCCTATGTCAACGGCCAGTATGTGCGCCACGGCGATGCTGCGGTGCACGTGGAAGATCGCGGCTATCAGTTTGCCGACGGCGTCTACGAGGTTTGCGAAGTCTGGCAGGGCAACATCGTCGATATGCCGCGCCATCTGGATCGGCTGAACAGATCCTTGACCGAGTTGCGCATAGACTGGCCCATGTCGCGCGCCGCGGTTGAATTCGTGCTGCGGCAGGTGATCCGCCGCAACAGGGTCCGTAACGGGCTGGTGTACATTCAAGTGACACGCGGCGTATCACGCCGGGATCACTATTTCCCGCCTGAAGATGTCGCGCCCTCGATCGTCGTGACCGCACGCTCTTCCAATCCCGATGCGGCAAGGGCGCAGGCCGAGCAGGGGATTGCGGTTGTCAGCTATCCGGAAAACCGCTGGCCGCGTGTCGACATCAAGACCATTGCCCTGTTGCCGAACGTTCTTGCCAAACAGCACGCGAAAGAGCAGGGCGGCAAGGAAGCCTGGTATGTGGACAGCAACGGATATGTAACCGAAGGCGGGTCGACCAACGCCTGGATCGTTACCAAGGACGGCGCGGTGGTCACCCGTGCGGCCGAAAGCGGCATTTTGCGGGGCATCACCCGCACGGTGGTTCTGGAATTAATTGAAAAAGAGGGGCTGACCTTTGAAGAAAGGCCGTTTAGCTTAGAAGAGGCCCTAGAAGCCAAAGAAGCATTTGTTACAGCTGCGTCAACTGTCGTGATGCCGGTAACACGAGTGGACGGACGGATTATCGGGAATGGCCACCCGGGGACCGTTGCAACCCGATTGCGCGAATTGTTCCGTACTGCTACTGATTTGCAGGCGGTATGA
- the hflX gene encoding GTPase HflX: MILEPVLQLRGEAGQQDVRTSRSPEARLDEAVGLGAAINLDIVQSGVVRINKPKPATLFGEGKVAELAGIVASDELDLVVIDHPLSPVQQRNLERRLKTKVIDRTGLILEIFGDRARTKEGRLQVDLAHLSWQKSRLVRSWTHLERQRGGAGFMGGPGETQIEADRRQIQERILVLQKQLEQVRRTRDLHRKKRKKIPQPVVALVGYTNAGKSTLFNRLTQADVMAKDLLFATLDPTLRKIALPHGKEVILSDTVGFISDLPTHLVAAFRATLEEVLEADLILHVRDISHPDTDAQAEDVRKTLDDLGVDAQTGAPVVEIWNKIDRLDPAYRDKLLAEAGEQGPIALSALTGDGIPQLLNRIDAFMAQHDDILVVRIPVAEGALLAKLYQVAEVLERTDTEDFVVAEARVSDKQRGPFRDAFGDFIQD, encoded by the coding sequence ATGATACTGGAGCCGGTGCTGCAATTGCGCGGGGAGGCCGGCCAGCAGGACGTGCGTACGAGCCGGAGCCCGGAAGCCCGGTTGGACGAAGCGGTCGGTCTCGGCGCCGCCATCAACCTGGATATCGTCCAATCCGGAGTTGTCCGGATCAACAAACCCAAACCCGCAACGCTGTTCGGTGAAGGCAAGGTTGCCGAACTGGCCGGGATCGTCGCCAGCGACGAGCTGGACCTGGTTGTCATCGACCATCCTCTGTCGCCTGTTCAGCAGCGAAACCTGGAACGCCGGCTGAAGACCAAGGTCATCGACCGGACGGGGCTCATACTCGAAATCTTCGGCGACCGGGCGCGCACCAAGGAAGGGCGCCTGCAGGTCGACCTGGCTCATTTGAGCTGGCAGAAAAGCCGGCTCGTAAGGTCCTGGACGCACCTTGAACGCCAGCGCGGCGGCGCAGGGTTCATGGGCGGGCCCGGTGAAACCCAGATCGAGGCCGACCGCCGTCAGATCCAGGAACGGATCCTCGTGCTGCAGAAACAGCTCGAACAGGTGCGCCGGACCCGGGACCTGCACCGGAAGAAACGCAAGAAGATTCCCCAGCCGGTCGTGGCTCTGGTCGGCTACACCAACGCCGGCAAGTCAACGTTGTTCAACCGTTTGACGCAAGCCGATGTGATGGCCAAGGACCTGCTTTTCGCGACGCTGGATCCGACGCTTCGCAAGATTGCCCTACCGCACGGCAAGGAGGTCATCCTGTCGGACACCGTGGGGTTCATCTCGGACCTGCCGACCCATCTCGTGGCTGCCTTCCGGGCGACACTGGAGGAGGTGCTGGAAGCTGACCTGATCCTGCATGTGCGCGACATTTCGCATCCGGATACGGACGCCCAGGCGGAAGATGTCAGGAAGACGCTGGACGATCTCGGCGTTGACGCGCAAACGGGCGCTCCCGTCGTTGAGATCTGGAACAAGATCGACCGCCTCGACCCGGCCTACCGGGACAAACTGCTCGCCGAAGCCGGTGAACAGGGCCCGATCGCATTGTCGGCCCTGACAGGCGACGGCATTCCACAGTTGCTCAATCGGATCGACGCCTTTATGGCGCAGCATGACGACATTCTGGTGGTCAGGATTCCGGTTGCCGAGGGAGCATTGCTGGCAAAACTCTATCAGGTGGCGGAAGTGTTGGAACGCACCGACACGGAAGATTTTGTCGTTGCGGAAGCGCGGGTTTCCGACAAGCAGCGCGGGCCGTTCCGCGATGCGTTCGGCGATTTCATCCAGGATTAA
- a CDS encoding ABC transporter ATP-binding protein, translating into MVENNKSASPKRVIGIDNLSLTFETNDGPVNALSDINLEIDEGDFVSFIGPSGCGKTTLLRVIADLEQPTAGSITVNGTSAEEARLNRAYGYVFQAAALYPWRNISKNVALPLEIMGLSRQEQRQRISKNLELVNLTGFEKKYPWQLSGGMQQRASIARALAVEPALLLMDEPFGALDEIVRDHLNEQLLKLWAKTNKTVAFVTHSIPEAVFLSTKIVVLCPRPGRIYDVIESDLPRDRSLNIRETPEFLKIAHRVREGLKAGHSYED; encoded by the coding sequence ATGGTGGAAAACAATAAAAGCGCCAGCCCTAAACGGGTGATCGGTATCGACAACCTGTCCCTCACCTTCGAAACCAATGACGGACCGGTAAACGCCCTCTCCGACATCAACCTCGAAATCGATGAGGGGGACTTCGTCTCCTTCATCGGCCCTTCGGGCTGCGGCAAGACCACGCTCCTGCGCGTGATCGCAGACCTGGAGCAGCCGACAGCAGGCTCGATAACCGTCAACGGAACCTCGGCAGAGGAAGCCCGCCTGAACAGGGCCTATGGCTATGTCTTCCAGGCAGCGGCACTCTACCCTTGGCGCAACATCTCCAAGAACGTCGCCCTGCCCCTTGAAATCATGGGGCTTTCCAGGCAAGAGCAGCGGCAGCGCATTAGCAAGAACCTGGAACTGGTGAACCTTACCGGTTTTGAAAAGAAGTATCCCTGGCAGCTATCCGGCGGCATGCAGCAGCGCGCCTCCATCGCCCGCGCGCTCGCCGTTGAACCCGCTCTTCTGCTGATGGACGAGCCGTTCGGCGCACTCGATGAAATCGTCCGCGATCATCTCAACGAGCAGCTCCTGAAACTCTGGGCGAAAACCAACAAGACCGTCGCCTTCGTCACCCACTCCATTCCCGAAGCCGTATTCCTGTCCACCAAGATCGTCGTGCTGTGCCCGCGTCCGGGCCGGATCTACGACGTCATCGAAAGCGACCTGCCGCGTGACCGGAGCCTCAACATCCGCGAAACACCCGAATTCCTGAAGATCGCCCATCGCGTCCGGGAAGGTCTCAAGGCCGGGCATTCCTATGAGGATTGA
- a CDS encoding Zn-dependent hydrolase, translating to MAAPGENLRINPDRLWDSLMEMARIGPGVAGGNNRQTLTDADAEGRRLFQKWCEEAGLTMAVDTMGNMFMTRPGTDPHALPVYVGSHLDTQPTGGKYDGVLGVLGGLEVVRTMNDLGIRTKHPIVVTNWTNEEGTRFAPAMLASGVFAGVHTQNWAYDREDAEGKKFGDELKRIGWVGDEEVGARKDKMHAMFELHIEQGPILEAEGKDIGVVTHGQGLSWTQVTVTGKESHTGSTPMPMRKNAGLGMARILELVDEIALSHAPHAVGAAGHIDVYPNSRNVIPGKAVFTVDFRSPDIAVIKDMEDRLKIGGKKICDEMGLEVEFEKVGGFDPVEFDKDCVAAVRNAAERLGYSHRNLISGAGHDACWVNKVAPTAMIMCPCVDGLSHNEAEEISRDWAKAGADVLFHAVVETAEIVE from the coding sequence ATGGCAGCTCCGGGCGAAAACTTGAGGATCAACCCTGACAGGCTTTGGGACAGCCTGATGGAAATGGCCAGGATCGGCCCCGGCGTTGCCGGCGGCAATAACCGCCAGACCTTGACCGATGCCGATGCCGAGGGCCGCAGGCTGTTTCAGAAATGGTGCGAGGAAGCCGGTCTGACGATGGCCGTCGACACCATGGGGAACATGTTCATGACCCGCCCCGGTACCGATCCTCACGCCCTGCCCGTTTATGTCGGCTCCCACCTCGACACCCAGCCGACCGGCGGCAAATACGACGGCGTCCTGGGGGTTCTCGGCGGTCTTGAGGTCGTGCGCACGATGAACGATCTCGGCATCAGGACCAAGCACCCGATCGTGGTGACGAACTGGACCAACGAGGAAGGCACCCGTTTTGCCCCGGCCATGCTGGCCTCCGGCGTGTTCGCCGGAGTGCACACCCAGAACTGGGCTTACGACCGGGAAGATGCCGAGGGCAAGAAGTTCGGCGACGAACTGAAGCGTATCGGCTGGGTCGGCGACGAGGAAGTCGGTGCCCGCAAGGACAAGATGCACGCCATGTTCGAACTCCATATCGAGCAGGGCCCCATCCTGGAAGCAGAAGGCAAGGATATCGGCGTCGTCACGCACGGCCAGGGCCTTTCCTGGACGCAGGTCACAGTGACCGGCAAGGAAAGCCATACGGGCTCCACGCCGATGCCGATGCGCAAGAATGCGGGACTTGGCATGGCGCGCATCCTTGAACTGGTCGACGAGATCGCCCTGTCACATGCGCCACACGCCGTCGGCGCCGCCGGCCATATCGACGTCTATCCGAACTCGCGCAACGTGATCCCCGGAAAAGCCGTCTTCACCGTCGATTTCCGCTCGCCGGACATCGCCGTAATCAAGGACATGGAGGACCGGCTGAAGATCGGCGGCAAGAAGATCTGCGACGAGATGGGTCTTGAGGTCGAGTTCGAAAAGGTCGGCGGGTTCGATCCCGTTGAATTCGACAAGGACTGCGTCGCGGCTGTCCGCAATGCCGCTGAGCGCCTCGGCTACTCCCACAGAAACCTCATCTCCGGCGCCGGACATGATGCCTGCTGGGTCAACAAGGTCGCCCCGACGGCCATGATCATGTGCCCCTGCGTCGATGGTCTTTCCCACAACGAGGCGGAGGAAATCTCCAGGGACTGGGCGAAGGCCGGGGCGGATGTCCTGTTCCATGCGGTTGTCGAAACGGCGGAGATCGTCGAGTAA
- the hfq gene encoding RNA chaperone Hfq, with the protein MMAERAQNLQDTFLNHVRKQKTPLTIFLINGVKLQGVVTWFDNFCVLLRRDGHSQLVYKHAISTIMPNGPVQLFDQAEENAEKVS; encoded by the coding sequence CTGATGGCTGAGCGCGCACAAAATCTCCAAGACACGTTCCTTAATCACGTTCGCAAACAAAAAACGCCTCTGACGATTTTTCTCATCAATGGCGTGAAATTGCAGGGGGTGGTGACATGGTTCGACAATTTCTGTGTCTTGCTTCGGCGTGATGGGCATTCCCAGCTTGTTTATAAGCACGCGATTTCCACAATTATGCCTAACGGACCTGTTCAACTGTTCGACCAGGCTGAGGAAAACGCGGAAAAGGTAAGCTGA
- a CDS encoding ABC transporter permease, whose product MTDTSLSTAPRSLNPFAGLMSGTIGPVTVVVLAILALWYVGAVLLNAPFQGDIYERADQTDVPLSQLIADTLAQDRPKLPAPHQVAVELWNTTVEKSITSKRSLIHHSGITLSSTLLGFFIGTSLGILLAIGIVHSRVLEKSMMPWVIASQTIPILAIAPMIIVVLGNMGITGLFPKALISTYLSFFPVTVGMVKGLRSPETIHMDLMHTYSATRVQTFWKLRLPYAVPYLFTSMKVGVAASLVGAIIGELPTGAVAGLGARLLAGSYYGQTIQIWSALIMAAILAGALVALIGAIENITLNRMGMAK is encoded by the coding sequence ATGACCGATACGTCACTCTCCACCGCGCCCCGCAGCCTCAATCCGTTTGCCGGTCTCATGTCGGGTACCATCGGTCCCGTTACCGTTGTCGTGCTGGCGATCCTTGCGCTCTGGTATGTCGGGGCGGTGTTGCTGAACGCCCCCTTTCAGGGCGACATCTATGAGCGCGCGGACCAGACGGATGTTCCCCTCTCCCAACTGATCGCAGATACGCTCGCCCAGGACCGGCCGAAACTGCCGGCCCCGCACCAGGTGGCAGTCGAGCTCTGGAACACCACCGTCGAAAAGAGCATCACCTCGAAACGGTCGCTGATACACCACTCCGGGATCACACTTTCATCGACGCTGCTTGGCTTCTTCATTGGCACGTCGCTCGGTATTCTTCTCGCGATCGGCATCGTTCATTCCCGCGTCCTCGAAAAGTCGATGATGCCCTGGGTGATTGCCTCACAGACAATTCCGATCCTCGCGATTGCACCGATGATCATCGTGGTTCTGGGAAACATGGGCATCACCGGTCTTTTCCCGAAGGCCCTGATCTCGACCTATCTGTCCTTCTTCCCGGTAACGGTCGGCATGGTGAAGGGGCTACGTTCGCCTGAAACGATCCATATGGACCTGATGCACACCTATTCCGCGACCCGCGTTCAGACATTCTGGAAATTACGCCTGCCCTATGCCGTGCCCTATCTCTTCACTTCCATGAAAGTCGGTGTGGCGGCGTCTCTGGTCGGGGCCATCATCGGAGAATTGCCGACAGGTGCGGTGGCGGGTCTTGGCGCGAGGCTTCTGGCGGGATCCTACTATGGCCAGACCATCCAGATCTGGTCGGCGCTGATCATGGCCGCCATTCTGGCAGGCGCCCTCGTCGCGCTGATCGGTGCCATCGAAAATATCACGCTCAATCGGATGGGGATGGCAAAATGA